A portion of the Brassica oleracea var. oleracea cultivar TO1000 unplaced genomic scaffold, BOL UnpScaffold00826, whole genome shotgun sequence genome contains these proteins:
- the LOC106320131 gene encoding uncharacterized protein LOC106320131, whose protein sequence is MEKKPKMLNMTCEYTPVLIVNNQALKKSYHVANTCDAAFKDVEKQKWSRLVTCCHVSVLYPWRCRNVNSPVTETRTLVASLYWAFFLMLITTRPQALVFK, encoded by the exons ATGGAGAAGAAACCCAAAAT GTTGAATATGACATGTGAATATACTCCTGTTTTAATCGTCAACAATCAAG CCTTGAAGAAATCTTATCATGTGGCTAACACATGTGATGCTGCTTTCAAAGATGTGGAAAAACagaagtggtccagactagtcACGTGCTGCCACGTGTCGGTTCTCTATCCCtggcgatgccgaaatgttaattccccAGTGACCGAGACTCGAACTCTGGTGGCTTCACTGTATTGGGCTTTTTTCCTCATGTTAATCACCACCAGGCCACAAGctttggtttttaaataa